The following proteins are co-located in the Candidatus Methanogranum gryphiswaldense genome:
- a CDS encoding site-specific integrase, translating to MTSRKPSDTAEIKDYNVDLRRVRLGARPFKAGIRYYEVKKQAYLTDTTIEENVRKLYYFADVFKDLKAQGLAKTTDPRHIGESEIEAFMIFMKKRKLQNSTKKKYMSMLDSYLGFWENHIILNMKKQNKFVSMSKGGSHIPTYIDEDDLRTIFGHIENYPGYNGIIIRGFFSLIFGIAGRPKEIIGALTSDMEIENEQFYIRHPKGEDSWGMREWISITRKDMIPKLERFLEERKAHLESIGCQSDFLFVNPRTGQPFSLKTIRVIKENIENELDIDFKLKEFRSSYATITYKHNKGMKDAISKQLRHLQPSTTDKYYIAYERKQASKELSDEWKKSKIE from the coding sequence ATGACCAGTAGAAAGCCTTCGGACACGGCAGAGATCAAGGATTACAATGTCGATCTTCGCAGGGTAAGATTAGGTGCTAGGCCATTCAAAGCAGGGATACGCTATTATGAAGTAAAGAAACAGGCATATCTTACAGACACTACGATCGAAGAGAATGTCAGGAAGCTTTACTATTTTGCCGATGTATTCAAGGACCTCAAAGCTCAGGGATTGGCCAAGACCACTGATCCCAGACACATAGGGGAATCAGAGATCGAGGCGTTCATGATTTTCATGAAGAAGAGAAAATTACAGAACTCGACCAAGAAAAAATACATGAGCATGTTGGATAGTTATTTGGGATTCTGGGAGAATCATATAATCCTGAACATGAAGAAACAGAACAAGTTCGTTTCAATGTCTAAAGGGGGATCTCACATACCAACATACATCGATGAGGACGATCTTCGTACGATTTTCGGGCATATTGAGAATTATCCAGGATATAACGGAATTATAATTCGTGGATTTTTTTCATTGATCTTCGGTATCGCCGGAAGGCCTAAGGAGATTATAGGGGCGTTGACATCGGATATGGAGATAGAGAATGAGCAGTTTTATATTAGGCATCCTAAGGGAGAAGATTCATGGGGAATGCGTGAATGGATCTCCATTACAAGGAAGGACATGATACCAAAATTGGAAAGGTTTTTGGAAGAAAGGAAGGCCCATCTTGAGAGTATAGGATGTCAATCTGATTTCTTGTTTGTTAATCCAAGGACAGGTCAGCCATTTTCACTTAAGACCATAAGAGTGATAAAAGAGAATATTGAGAATGAACTGGATATAGATTTTAAACTCAAGGAATTCAGATCCTCATATGCTACTATTACGTACAAGCATAACAAGGGAATGAAGGATGCGATCAGTAAGCAGCTTAGACATCTTCAGCCAAGTACAACCGATAAATATTACATAGCCTACGAGAGGAAGCAAGCATCAAAAGAATTATCGGATGAATGGAAAAAATCTAAAATAGAATAA